A window of Pomacea canaliculata isolate SZHN2017 linkage group LG3, ASM307304v1, whole genome shotgun sequence contains these coding sequences:
- the LOC112560619 gene encoding arylsulfatase I-like — MYGGSNWPLRGAKHTLWEGGTRGKGFVFSKNLFKKTGTVYNGLMHIVDWFPTLMTLVKGETPPGMDGVSQWESIVNNEASRRKEFVYNIDEISQHAAIRVGDWKLIQGSPGNYTGWYPPPSVGSAVHEANYTESGPNTFRLYNLKDDPYEQKDLVTKKPDVLEMMKTRLEEWRKNLVPANYPANDPTC, encoded by the exons ATGTACGGAGGCAGTAACTGGCCCTTGAGGGGTGCCAAGCATACCTTGTGGGAGGGTGGCACACGTGGCAAAGGATTTGTGTTCAGCAAAAATCTCTTCAAGAAGACGGGAACAGTTTACAATGG GTTAATGCACATTGTTGACTGGTTTCCGACACTTATGACACTCGTCAAGGGGGAAACCC CACCAGGAATGGATGGAGTCAGCCAGTGGGAATCCATTGTTAATAATGAGGCAAGTCGACGAAAAGAATTTGTCTACAACATTGACGAAATCTCTCAGCACGCTGCGATCAG GGTGGGAGACTGGAAGCTGATCCAGGGTTCACCAGGAAATTACACAGGATGGTATCCGCCACCAAGTGTTGGCAGCGCTGTTCATGAGGCTAACTACACAGAGAGCGGACCCAACACCTTTAGATTGTACAACCTCAAGG ACGATCCTTACGAACAGAAAGATCTGGTAACAAAAAAGCCCGATGTGTTGGAAATGATGAAGACAAGGCTGGAGGAGTGGAGGAAGAATCTAGTTCCGGCCAACTACCCGGCCAATGATCCCACTTGCTGA
- the LOC112558829 gene encoding arylsulfatase B-like: MSGYFPFRLGMQHSVIHARQRSFLPHNVTTLPQALKNNGYATHAIGKWHLGYCNWKYTPTYRGFDSFYGYYNSDEDYYIHVNENGLDFRFNEELNLKDTGVYSTLAYSRRAQDILDTHSLSQPLFLYLGFQAVHFPLQVPKIYEDKFCSHIRNTTRRTFCGMLAAMDEAIGNLTKLLEARGYMDNLLLVFTTPM; the protein is encoded by the exons ATGTCCGGTTACTTCCCTTTTCGTTTAGGAATGCAG CATAGCGTCATCCATGCGAGACAGAGAAGTTTCTTGCCTCACAACGTGACGACACTTCCACAGGCTTTGAAAAATAACGGCTACGCGACCCACGCCATTGGGAA GTGGCATCTTGGTTACTGCAACTGGAAGTACACACCCACCTACCGAGGGTTTGACTCCTTCTATGGCTACTACAATTCTGATGAAGATTATTACATTCACGTCAATG AAAACGGGCTCGACTTTCGATTCAACGAAGAGCTTAACTTGAAAGACACAGGCGTCTACTCTACG TTGGCGTACTCTCGACGTGCTCAAGACATCCTGGACACTCACAGCCTGTCCCAGCCTCTGTTCCTGTACCTAGGCTTTCAGGCTGTTCACTTCCCACTGCAG GTTCCGAAAATATACGAAGACAAATTCTGCTCTCACATAAGGAACACGACCAGAAGAACATTCTGTG GGATGCTTGCCGCCATGGATGAAGCGATTGGTAACCTGACGAAGTTGCTAGAAGCTCGAGGTTACATGGACAACTTGCTGCTGGTCTTTACTACACCGATGTAA
- the LOC112558832 gene encoding LOW QUALITY PROTEIN: serine protease 53-like (The sequence of the model RefSeq protein was modified relative to this genomic sequence to represent the inferred CDS: inserted 1 base in 1 codon) produces the protein MAPKCHYNCHLCKGTRFRTGLKICGITVPRTSHVRSLVTVSTEDIDNYVVNGVVAPQAVYKWQLSLRQSDSHICGAVVYNEKWAVTAAHCVSPSNSPSVYSVKCGLFDRNNVTGSQRVGIRRFMRHPSYNPSGAQGYPNDIALLEFDTPLTFNENCNKATFSSGSYDYADVDAIITGWGRLYGGGPLAVKKKLGYVKVISHTECAATWGTGVNANYHICILDRPEYRYMACNGDSGGPLQVNGVVVGVASWVASGCLVQLPRRLHQVQHLQVLGRLDHQRQLLNKCADTFVKINRNKCLSLINAEIDNYIVNGYVVNPTNSFPWQLSLQRDGSHICGAVVYNNNFALTAAHCVDGAVASRFRHPSYNPSGSGFPNDIAVLRLXHPLTFNSYCQAPNLPSASNDYADQSAVITGWGRLYGGGTLPSRLKRGDVEVLSNTKCRTYWGTTISATYHICVKDLGDRIYGGCNGDSGGPASVGNTVVGLASFVASGCLTNYPTAYTRVSSYLSWISSTVASMG, from the exons ACATCTCACGTTCGCTCCCTTGTGACAGTGTCCACCGAGGACATCGACAACTACGTGGTCAACGGGGTGGTGGCCCCGCAGGCCGTGTACAAGTGGCAGTTGTCGCTGCGACAGTCCGACTCGCACATCTGTGGGGCTGTGGTGTACAACGAGAAGTGGGCCGTGACCGCTGCTCACTGCGTCAGTCCCAGCAACTCCCC CTCTGTCTACTCCGTGAAGTGCGGACTCTTTGACCGAAACAATGTCACGGGCTCTCAGCGTGTCGGCATCCGCCGCTTCATGAGG CACCCGAGTTACAACCCCAGCGGTGCCCAGGGATACCCGAACGACATCGCGCTCCTCGAGTTCGACACACCCTTGACTTTCAACGAGAACTGCAACAAGGCCACCTTCTCCTCCGGCAGCTACGACTACGCCGACGTGGACGCCATCATCACTGGCTGGGGACGCCTCTACG GTGGCGGGCCTCTCGCTGTCAAGAAGAAGCTGGGTTACGTAAAAGTCATTTCACACACGGAGTGTGCTGCCACCTGGGGTACTGGTGTCAACGCCAACTACCACATCTGCATCCTGGACAGGCCGGAGTACCGCTACATGGCCTGCAAC GGTGACAGTGGTGGACCTCTGCAGGTCAACGGTGTTGTTGTTGGAGTCGCCAGCTGGGTGGCCTCGGGCTGCCTTGTGCAA CTACCCAGGCGGCTACACCAGGTACAGCACCTACAAGTCCTGGGTCGACTCGACCATCAGCGCCAACTCTTAAACAAATGTGCCGATACTTTCGTGAAAATAAATCGTAATAAATGCTTATCTTTAATAA ACGCGGAGATCGACAACTACATTGTCAACGGCTACGTGGTGAACCCAACGAACTCGTTCCCATGGCAACTGTCCCTGCAGCGTGATGGCTCGCACATCTGTGGAGCTGTGGTCTACAACAACAACTTCGCGCTGACAGCTGCTCACTGTGTGGATGGAGCTGTTGC TTCAAGGTTCAGA CATCCCAGCTACAATCCCAGCGGAAGCGGATTCCCCAACGACATCGCGGTGCTGCGCT TCCACCCCTTGACATTCAACAGCTACTGCCAGGCCCCCAACCTTCCCTCCGCTTCCAACGACTACGCTGACCAGTCCGCCGTCATCACCGGCTGGGGTCGCCTGTATG GTGGGGGCACCCTGCCCAGCAGACTGAAGCGAGGCGATGTGGAGGTCCTGTCCAACACCAAGTGCCGCACCTACTGGGGCACCACCATCAGCGCCACCTACCACATTTGCGTCAAGGACCTGGGTGACAGAATCTACGGAGGTTGCAAT GGTGACAGTGGCGGCCCTGCCAGCGTTGGTAACACTGTGGTTGGTCTGGCCAGCTTCGTCGCCAGCGGATGTCTGACCAA CTACCCGACTGCCTACACCCGTGTGAGCTCGTACTTGAGCTGGATCTCTTCCACAGTCGCCAGCATGGGCTGA